In Scophthalmus maximus strain ysfricsl-2021 chromosome 5, ASM2237912v1, whole genome shotgun sequence, the sequence catttcacattataGTAAACTGATAATATTTGGGttttagacaaaacaagacGTGATCACATCAGCACCAAAAGTTGATCGCCCTCCCAAGTAATATACCTACCAAGTTTGGCGAAAATCAGTCCATgtgtttttgagttattttgtacaaacaCAGATAGAGGTGAAAACAACACCCTGCTCCCACCGGCGTACAGGGTTAAACGTTCCATCAGTAATGTACTCTAGTGGTTCccaatcagtgttttttttttactttgaaaataaaaatgctatAAACATTTACTCACCAGCAGCATGCAGAAAGTCACTGTAGAGTGAAAAGGTCATGAGGGGGACAGGCAGCTCTCTGAGCCATCGTTTAATCAGACCTGTGATGGTATGGATGGGGTAATTCTCTAAACATGCCGCCTCGGGATCTGATGCCACAAGACAGAACACGCAGAAGAAGCAAATATGAAAAGGATGTTATAGTAGAATTTTaccacacaacaacagaagTATAACGTTTAAAATTGCTGTAATTTAAACTTGAGAAAACAGGGAGACCTACAGGTTTGGCtaagaaagaaatgaataaaaacagaataagggaaattaagagagaaaaaattatctGACATTACATAATAATTGTCTCCTGGTAGAGGCCATCCTTGCTTAACACCTATCATGCCAATAAACACTAAAAGGAACATTATGTCATGTGGAAGTCAAACCTGCAAAGTAGCTGACTGGATTAGCtggacaacatttttaaaatgtcttacTTGTTTCCAGAATCTGGTGAAGCTCCCTCGCTCGACAGGCTGAACCCGACTTGCGGTAAATGCCCTCTGTGTAGAGGCCGTTTATCTCCACATACAGCAGCAACATCTCCACCACCTTGGGCACGGGGTTGGCTTTGCTGGTGAGGACACACACCTGCACCCCGAAGTGAAGGGAGCCTGGTAAATTGTCATCCTATCATATGggaaacaaaatgagttcaCATGAGATTTATGAACAGGAAGACTTGAGAAATTGATGTtaggaaacattaaaaaattaattttaaaagtcTGTTCTTACCTGCTTGGCGCACCGTGTTGAGCAATCTGTGATGATGTTGTTCAGGCATTTCTTATGACATATTAACTTGCAGGCTAAAAtggaaaggagaaacaaaagagttTATTTATTGCTGTACTTCtaagaaatatatatagttttttttttataactattATATCTTATGTCGGTACATTTCTGTGAACTCACCACTGCACATGTAGGCTTTCTCCATCCCCCAGATGTAGGAGCCACACAAGTCACATGACTGCATGATATTCACCTGGTAGGTGCTGAACAGGTGATCCAGAGGACTATCCAACTGTAGACACAATAAACAATACACGTGGAATAACTAGATTCATATTGAGGAAACTCAACAGTGCAGATGAAGATATTAAATTTACgcatttgtcctttttcctcctcttcttggtCATCTTCgcagcctgaaaaaaaagccagaagTGAGATATATGAGTGAGTCAAGTTTATACTCTCCAAGTGGTTTAGAGAGAGGGgtgattgttttaaattctcacATTTACCTTTGACGGTTCAGACTCCACTCGTTTTATCTCTCTCCTGATGAAGCCGTCCAGCACAGACTGGAACAGGTTGACCACCAGTGAGACCTCTGCCTTCTCCTTGGGTTCTGCTAGTGAGTTCACTTTGTTGTGATAGCCTTTCATCAGATCTTTGTAGGCGATCTTGGGCTTCTGTTGGTCACACGGTGCCAATGACGACTGTAAGTGGACTATTATAACGACTGTTCCCCTTAGATGAAGCTCTAAGTTGGTCATTCGTTAGCAGAAGGAAAAAGACTTACCTCGACGGAGTACATTCCTTTGATGGTCTCTCTGAACTGCTTGGTGGCTGTGAGGAAGATGCTCTCAGTTGGCGACAGCTCTTTTATTCTTGTTCGCAGGTCGTTCACCTGACGGTATATAATGTTATAGTATTTAATGTCCATCTTTAAAGTTAGgttgaattattttcaaaaatgctagtctatattttaaaactgtttacTTTGGATGAACCTATAACTTGAgaaatacaatacacacactcagactcattaaatattgttttggcattactttatatttagcaggatattttttaatttaaaatttccCTTCTTCATAAGTTTTACTCACATTAGAGTTTCTCCCAGTCACACCTTTATTTCATAATGTCACTTTGAAACACTGTCATCAGTTATCTCTTCAGCCAATCACTGAACTTACAATATTGTGAACATGTGAGGTAAATTTAAACATAATAGAGtaatttttaacatgttttttgaaGGATATTTTTTAAGGCCTTTGTTCGAGATTTGACAATAAAGACAGGAAATGATGGAGGATGAGATGCAGCAAACATTCGACTCAGACTTAGGATGTCTGCAGTAAATTGTCAGGACCTTAAGGCTCCATGACCACCAGGGTGTCCCTCAAAAAAggatttttgaatttaaaaaaattcaactgaCTATTTatttgatgatgaaaacaagttGTAGTCATATGTGTAAAAACCTGAGTTAGCAACCTGTTCTacgtctctctcttctccttagGCAGTGATCTCACCTGGTTCCCGAGGAACTCGTCCAGGTTCCGTAGCTCCTTGGGGTCAGTGATCTCTCGGTCCAGAGACGTGTTCCACTCGCTCACCCGGGTGGCCCGGCTGATTCGAATGGTGGGGTTTCGATTGACCCGCCCACTGTTCTGACTTGGCACGTGGTAGGGATGTGGAGTGTAGCTAGGCAAGGTGACTGTGGCTGACACAAGGAGAGGCGGCATTATTAGTCTGACATGAGAATCAGAAGTTTAAACACTATATCTATTGGTGATGTACAGGATATTCTTATAATCAAAACGCGATCTTATGAATGTATCTTTATCTGGAGGAGTCTCTACATGTTATGACGGCCCTCCAAGTCTGACGGTAGTTGATGAGGGGCAAATCACCTACAGGTGGCAGTTAACGGAAATATATGATCAGCATGCTGTAATATTTCCCCCTTGTCCCTTTTACAGTGACCTCATATTATTCACATGTTGTTTATAATACTCCTAAATGCTACAGAAAATTCAAGTGCATATTTAAAATATCTGCATAAGTCTACAGGTGAAATCTACTGCTTCCGGTTACCGTATTTATCTGTTGGAGAGTCATTGGTCGGGGAATATTTAGGGACCCGTCTCCTGAGGAATCTGCTGAGAAACCAAATCCTGtcgaaaagacacatttttttttggtcaattaTAATGTTCAGTAATATCAATAACAAAAATGTCCTTACTATACAGTTAAGTGAAGCATTTTACCTGTCAGGAGTTGTGAGTTGTGATTGGTTGGACCCGTGTTGTCCCTCAGTGGTGGTCCTGGGCGGAAGGCAGAACCTCGACCCATCGGGTTCTTCCTGTAGCTGCAAGAGTGTTAAATGGACATGGATGTGCTTTAAGCTGATGTGTTAACACTTGTGAATAAGGAAGTCTAAAGACCAGAACTTTCAAATATCCTGTGTAACAGAGTTAGTCCCTTCTTTCCCCACCATGTTTCCCTGCAGCGACCGACGGCACCCATCTCTCCCAAAGGCTGCCCACagctccccccaccaccaaacCAGACACCCATAAGCATGATAAAATATCAGCCCAATAATGCAAGTCCTTcaccatttttatatacagtgcAAAGCAACACACCTCCTGCTGCCACCTGGACTTTGACCTTTTTAGTTTCAATTAGTATGACCAAAAAGTATCCATAATTCATAAATTCATGTTACCATCTTTATAAAAATGTCTATCTTTAGAAATTTGTTGATCAATATTTCCCATTTTTAcacattaatcaattaataatttgatATGCTTTGTACAAAGTTAGTATGATTTTTGCCATCACCTGTTGAACAGGAGTTTATAACATTATGATCAATACAATCTGCCATGTATGGTTAAAATGACACGAGTAAGAAGTGGCCTTGAACCAATAAATGAGAAGACTGTACCAAAGTtgaataatattaattattaattttccaTAATCATAttagttttttgtgtgcttGTATGACACAATAACATAGAACTGTTGAAGCCACCGTGACCAAATTCCTGCCTTATCTTCGAAGcgacaaaaaacaaccactgaCATAAAAGCAAGTCAACGCATTCAGTATTGAGTCTAATCGGGACCTGCTGATGTTCGGAAATGAGCTGTGGAAATAGCCTTTAATATTTCCTCTGTTTGGAAGCAACAGCTCATTTTTATTGTCCTGGATTGCAGAGAAATAAATTCAAAGTTCCATAACAATGAAACCGTCAATCCATGTGGGACATACACATGCAACGCCTGCATGCAGAGAAGCGCCCTTTTCAGTCAACGTGTCCCTCTTGGTCAGTACCTGGACCCGGACGTCCGCACTACTGGCCGAGCTCTTCAATTTGGGCACATGGGGGCTGATGGGAGGCAGCGGAAAGCTCCAGTACTCGCTCTCCTTGGAGCCCCCAAAGTTAATCATCAAACCGCTGCGGGCAAAGGCTAAGCGCCGCTTGCGTTTGGGCTGCTTGCGGAGGTGCACCCTGACCTAATAGGGCCAGGAAAGGTGATGAGGCACAGACTGGGAGGCCCCTCTTTGATTCATGTGTATATGGAGCATCCATGGGTTTTTTTGAGCTTAACATAGGTTTGCAGTGCACACAACTACAGCACCTTGTAAAGCTGAATTCAACATTAATGTTGTtaaggacaaaaacagaaatggattGAATGTTGTAGTTGAACATATGAAGGTTACCTTATTGGTGGAAGGTGAGCTATCAGAGCCTGATGAGCTGATCCTTGACAGTTCATCTGCAGACATGGATTTCCCTTtgcggctgtttttttttgcaaagggaAACGAGAGCAAAACTGTGGATTACCATGGGACCAAAATAAGACACTTCCAATCACAAATGAATTTAGAAACTCAGAAACTTACTGAAACTCATCTTtccttttgtcatttcttcGGTGTATTTCTGGACTGGAGTCATCTGTTGGTTCGCCCTCACTCAGTCTTTCCCTCCACTTCTCAGCCTTCTCCTTAATCCCCTCCATGTCTTTGTAGCGCTGAAGCGAGCTGCTCTTGGAGGGGCTGGGCGACCGATCTTCACTTGCAACGTTGGTGtccagagggaaggagaagggtCTGTTGAGAGGCGGCGGAGATCCTCTGCCCTCTGGTTTCTCCCTGCTCTGGTCCCCCTGTGCAGACTGGCCGTTGACTGGGTCAAGCAGCTGGGTCCTGTTGGGGCTGAGCTCCATTTTTTGCTGCCTCTTTAACTCTTTTCTTGTCATGCTGTTATACAAGAACCAAACAATAGACTGGCATTACAGTAACTGTATCCATAATATAAATGGAAATGATTCAATAACTGTGTGGATTCTAATCTCTAGTAAACTGAACAATAATGACCTAATTGTCTCCTTAAAACTACTGGATGAAACCTGAGAATCCATTGAATTTAATACATTATcacagtttcagatttgtgaaaagtttaaaatgtaactgtaaaaatgtcctgatcacacaaaatgtaaaaaaacaacaacacatttattggCTCATAATGTTGCCTTTGAATACTATTCCACCTGTTGCATACGTGCCCCTGAACACAACATTCACTATCAGATAAAAACGTCCAATGTGAGGAATGcaatataaatctttttttgtgcttctgtttgaattaaaaaatttaaaaaaattcacagacAAGCACATTCAGCCAAACTTTGATTAAAGTTGATTGTTTGATTGAAGTGGTGTATTTCCGGTCAGGTTGGCTGTACAGCAAACTTAGATGCTTCACATGTCGTGTTACATTAAGAAAGTGGACTTaatatttacacattaaaaTCATCATATGTTTTCTCTTGGAACCTGCTGCAATACAGCAAATGTGTTGGCTTCCGTCCTAAAATCCTGCAGTTGCCGTTTTACACCAGAAGAAATTAAAATCTATGTAAGTGCCATATTTATGTAACAGAAGCAGCTGGTGCTCTTACAGAGCAAGCAGTATCGTTACAGTGGTTTGTATACCTGTCCCTTCCAAGACGAGCTTTGGACACattctcatcctccttctcacGCTGCTTTGACTTCTTCAGGGAACTCCTCCAAGCTGACTGGATCACTGTCGCAGCTCGGTTTTGATTCTCATAAAACTCACGCCAGCTCCTCTGGAACAACAGAAATCCTCTGTCAACTTCATGAGGCATGATATAAtgctttttaattcatttttggtCACTTTATCATCCAACTTTTATTCTTAAAGTCTATGGCATTGTTGCCTCTGCCAAGCaggttatgtttttatgttttgcccCTTTCCATTGgttggaaatggaaatggaactGAATGGATTTttcatgaaacttggtggaaggatgggacatgacCAATAAAGAACCTATTCCATTTTGGCCAAGGAATAATGCATTGATCTTAATGTAAAAAGGGATATTTAGGAGACTGATATCTGTGATTGAGTACAATTTGGTGctgatccaaataaaaatccagatgtggaggatttaaatgtggtttcataatgAGACTactgggccttggtggaggtccCATTCTACTTACACCTTTATTTGTTGGAAGTTTCATGTACATCATAAGGAGACTTGTTAATGTCAACAACATCCCTGGAAAACTGTAATGGGAGCAGCGTTGTTTTTGTCTATAAGTCCATACGAGCAGATTTCTGAAAGTACCTTTTTTAATTCTAAAGtatgttagaacagaaacagtaCCTGTATGGTGACTGTGGCATCTTTTCTTTGTTGAAAGTGCAATCTTAGCAGACAAGCACGGAACCAGCGCTGCAGTATGATGATGCGACGCATCACTTCTTTGTTATGAGTGTCTTGGAGCAGCTGCCTCTCCTTTTCCTTGAGGAAAACCTTAGAAGATGAAAGGGAACAGTGCAAAGAATGAGGCGAgaccaaaacacaaagcacagctgTACTTTGTAGTCAGTATAACATTTTAGTGCATGCATTATACATTTTCCGTgacttttatgtgtttttatgactttatatTAAGCATGAAATGAAGCAGTTTACCtgaagagacattttaatgttcGCAAAATTCATGAATGGTGTGTCAGTTTTGGAGAAATTAAATCCAAAACCCATTACAGTTACTTTTACCCTCTGGCCGGTGTAATACACAAGGAACATGCTGAGTTATTATGATGACATAAGAAATTAGCAATGATTTAATTAACCTTGTTTTTTCCTATTTGGTAGGTGGAGTTATCCAGCTCCATCCTCTCACACAATTCAGTTATGTGTTCAGGAGTTGCAGTCGCTCCTTTTGGGAATAACATCCGGAACTTGTAAACAAATTCCTGTTatcaagagaaaaaacagtattAGAAATACAGTTTAACAATATCTATGATTTATAAATATCCCCTACGTATCTAGATATTTATATACTTATATTCTTACCATGAATGTGTATTTGGCTCTGTAGCCAGACTTCTGGATGTGAACCATCTGCAGCATGTCTGTGCACCGGATTTGCCGTAGCACAAGTTCATCATCAAAATGCATCTCCCtctgaaaaagattttttttttttttttaccaactaTTAACTTTGCTTAACAGGCCAAGATGTGAGACTAAATTCACCAGGATGATGTTACAGATTCATACGTGACATTACGTTACCTTGTCAGCATTGGCGCGAacacagaaaatgaagaaaggCTCAGCTTTTTCAATCGTCTCCATCAGCTTTCTGAGCGAGGCCTGAGTGATACATCATACAGTCATTTAAGAAAAGCAAATTTTACagctgaattcatttttttctttaccataAAATGTTAGATGGGACTTTTTTGGGGCtggattagggttagggtaggcCTTTGCTAAAGGGGAATCAGCTGATAAAAGTGAGCATCACTTTGGTCACATGGCGGATATCTCATTTTGGAATGACAGTAACTTTCCCCTACCACATATGTTTCAAGTTAGTGAATGATAAAATAGAACATTAATAGTCAGTAAAGTTACATAGAGAGGAAGACAAACCTGAAACTGTGCACTGACTGTAGGCGGCTTCGCTCTCTGGTGAGGGTGGAAGATGGATTTGCTGGTTCGGTCGTGCGCAGTGAGACCGACAATATGTTGGAGCGAGCGTAAATCCATTAGTTGCTGTTTGAAAAGACATGAATAAGTTACATCTAACAGCTGATGTAAGGTATATTACAGATATCCAGTATTAATTGCTGCTTTTGAAATGACATACAACAACACTGCACACTTTAATAACACTTAAAGACTACCTTCGGAATGAGCTGCTTCTGTCGACCTCCTCTACTCTTCCTGTAGAAGATACAGACAAAATGAGTCCCCAAACAATAAAGAGAAACTGTAAACAGacttagttaaaaaaaatctgcgtgTTTAAACTAAATTCATATGGCCCacttacttcctgttttcataACTGGCGAAGATATCTTCAAATACATCAAGAGGATGTTCATCAGAGCGATCGAAGGAGAAATCCAGAGTGATGCTGTTGCTGCAAAtgttggaggttttttttaatcagcaaatgtgattttttattgttctatcttttgtttgtcagcaaaGCGATCTTAATCTTTCTTGAATAAATACAGTTAAATtaacaaactaaaaataaatacacaagacaATGACtgaatacatgaaaaaaagataatgattGGTTCTTAAATGCAGCGTCATAACTTTACCTGGATAGTCGGTCCATAGCACTTCTGCgctgttttatttcttggaGGGATTTGCGGGAGGTTCGTCTGGCAGCGCCTGTGGTGACAATACAAGTCAGTTGAATATAATCATCAGAATATTGttcagaagaagagaaaaaaacatgctggtGGTATAAAGGCAGATTGGCTcattcgggggaaaaaaatcagctgaaCAAACATGAAATTACCGATGAGCTGTAAGAAGCTATTGcagcaaacacattcacagtcaagaaaacatatttagtACTGACAACGATGGAGGATTGTAGCTGCTGGTTACAGGTAAAAATGTGGCTCAACTAGCAATTAAAGCTACCAACCTGACTCAGCCCGCTGGCGTCCCATGTTTTTGAATACAGTGAGGATGCGAATGGTGGCTCGGAGGACGCCCCATCTGAACAGCGCCTCGGGGCTGGATGCAACCAGGTGATGCACGAACGCCCGCTCACTACTCCGTAGTAGAGACACGACTTCAGGACGCATGTGCTccgtgtttttctctctgaagtcctgaaaaatcacaacaatcaTGATTACTATCCTGTAAACTTTTACTCTTGCTGTAGTTACAAAAAATGGGAATATGTGGGGCTCCACATTCATTACatgaaacaacttcacagtcCTTCTTGGGGGGAGGGAGCAGCATTAATCATTCACTTAGTTCACATAGATGTTTCAGGTTTTTCCCACACTGCTTTATCCACCAAGGCCACAGCAGATCAACACCCTTTTACAGTGGACTGGTGGAAAGTACATTTACTGATTGGCAAACTTATACCGTAGAAAATGTACGTTTTTAATGTGGGAATAATACACCACCTCGATGTGATATTCAACACTCCCAGCAAAGTGTCGGATTGCAAAAGACGGCTTTGTATGTGGAGAGGGTACAAAGAGCGGGTTGTCCTGATGCTGCAGTTTCAGCTGGTCCAACAGGGTTTCATCTGTGGCCTCAGGGAggctgaacaaacacagagaggacagaatATCCATTTGAACATATGATagttgaagaaagaaaatgagaaactaCAACTTCAAAAGCAGTGAAAAGTGGATTAACAATAATTTTAGCTTCCGTTGATacaccatgaagatattacagTAACTTTATACAGACtaaaacttgaaaacaaaaaaaaacccaaaccaacaaaagaacattttgagataaaatgtatatatatttaggtTTATAAGTCAAAATTGCTTACCAAGTCATAATCTCATTATTCAATTCATTATTACTCAATCATGTAATGTTTTGTTGTGGTTTGCCTAGAAAACTAGCtataattaaatcattttaacatCTAAACTCTCCACCATCTGTGGATATCCCAAAGTGGAGGTTGGTTTTTAAACAGATGGACGACATTATAGAAATGTAATAATAGATTTACCACAATGTGTATGATTATCCAGGCTGACCAATTTGTAACGACATCATGTTAAGTGTCATTTGCCTTGATTTCTTTGACCCCTTGAACGTAACCATCAAAACGTTCAATGTCAGAAATT encodes:
- the myo9b gene encoding unconventional myosin-IXb isoform X1; the encoded protein is MSTMDGAGAPERDGRTRVVQIYPRVSQDTATYCPLQVSVGDTARSVIHNAVASLGLDSSQRYALLEVRKSDGEEGMLEAGDRLLERVLLWPPEAQRWHLQGEGYYFILQQQQPQANLGGNQVSNTEDYDDLCNLQTVTEESVLEALRQRFYRFKIYTYASNILIAINPNKFLPVYYNPKYVKMYENQPLGKLSPHIFAIADVAFRTMLSRQVNQCIVLSGESGSGKTESSSYLIHCLTALSQKTFSTGLERTILGAGPVLEAFGNAMTAENNNSSRFGKFIQLNYLESGVIRGAVIEKYLLEKCRLVSRDKRERNYHVFYYLLVGASKDEQKEFHLLTPQDYLYLKQQDLHLEDEEKLGQEYKRLHQAMEMVGFLASTKKRIFSILSAILHLGNVTYSVSEDTQVLEVGPAEVLSTLSDLLKVKKELLVKVLTKRRVVTANATIDSQYTLQQAPKVRDSMAKSLYSALFDWIILHINHAMLNRRDMEESVSCLSIGVLDIFGFENLQSNGFEQLCINFANEKLQYYINQNIFKLEQEDYVSEGIAWQNIEYNDNGGCIQLISKNSTGLFDLLDNDGNLPEATDETLLDQLKLQHQDNPLFVPSPHTKPSFAIRHFAGSVEYHIEDFREKNTEHMRPEVVSLLRSSERAFVHHLVASSPEALFRWGVLRATIRILTVFKNMGRQRAESGAARRTSRKSLQEIKQRRSAMDRLSSNSITLDFSFDRSDEHPLDVFEDIFASYENRKKSRGGRQKQLIPKQLMDLRSLQHIVGLTAHDRTSKSIFHPHQRAKPPTVSAQFQASLRKLMETIEKAEPFFIFCVRANADKREMHFDDELVLRQIRCTDMLQMVHIQKSGYRAKYTFMEFVYKFRMLFPKGATATPEHITELCERMELDNSTYQIGKNKVFLKEKERQLLQDTHNKEVMRRIIILQRWFRACLLRLHFQQRKDATVTIQRSWREFYENQNRAATVIQSAWRSSLKKSKQREKEDENVSKARLGRDSMTRKELKRQQKMELSPNRTQLLDPVNGQSAQGDQSREKPEGRGSPPPLNRPFSFPLDTNVASEDRSPSPSKSSSLQRYKDMEGIKEKAEKWRERLSEGEPTDDSSPEIHRRNDKRKDEFHRKGKSMSADELSRISSSGSDSSPSTNKVRVHLRKQPKRKRRLAFARSGLMINFGGSKESEYWSFPLPPISPHVPKLKSSASSADVRVQLQEEPDGSRFCLPPRTTTEGQHGSNQSQLTTPDRIWFLSRFLRRRVPKYSPTNDSPTDKYATVTLPSYTPHPYHVPSQNSGRVNRNPTIRISRATRVSEWNTSLDREITDPKELRNLDEFLGNQVNDLRTRIKELSPTESIFLTATKQFRETIKGMYSVEKPKIAYKDLMKGYHNKVNSLAEPKEKAEVSLVVNLFQSVLDGFIRREIKRVESEPSKAAKMTKKRRKKDKCLDSPLDHLFSTYQVNIMQSCDLCGSYIWGMEKAYMCSACKLICHKKCLNNIITDCSTRCAKQDDNLPGSLHFGVQVCVLTSKANPVPKVVEMLLLYVEINGLYTEGIYRKSGSACRARELHQILETNPEAACLENYPIHTITGLIKRWLRELPVPLMTFSLYSDFLHAAELPEKADRIRAVYQKVDELPPANYNTLERLIFHLVRVAKEEEHNKMTPSSLAIVFAPCILRSPDLDDPFLGMKDVGKTTQCVETLISEQFRRYTEKLQNIQQLEYAEALAVNQLKLRRQNTVVEKPSDLNVPEKIDGDETEKTLMERIKSIKQEKVDLACRLPDLEQENSDNDNLDSSSSMSTESLEDRLRSLESEGKVTMRLKTKKPECPLKPPDLAERIRSLMAQTNDEGRAFTSGQRAGVTQSMCFLPCQEDTSSTDKPQVTSNTLSRSFDDLDIPYIDEDEDLT
- the myo9b gene encoding unconventional myosin-IXb isoform X2, producing the protein MSTMDGAGAPERDGRTRVVQIYPRVSQDTATYCPLQVSVGDTARSVIHNAVASLGLDSSQRYALLEVRKSDGEEGMLEAGDRLLERVLLWPPEAQRWHLQGEGYYFILQQQQPQANLGGNQVSNTEDYDDLCNLQTVTEESVLEALRQRFYRFKIYTYASNILIAINPNKFLPVYYNPKYVKMYENQPLGKLSPHIFAIADVAFRTMLSRQVNQCIVLSGESGSGKTESSSYLIHCLTALSQKTFSTGLERTILGAGPVLEAFGNAMTAENNNSSRFGKFIQLNYLESGVIRGAVIEKYLLEKCRLVSRDKRERNYHVFYYLLVGASKDEQKEFHLLTPQDYLYLKQQDLHLEDEEKLGQEYKRLHQAMEMVGFLASTKKRIFSILSAILHLGNVTYSVSEDTQVLEVGPAEVLSTLSDLLKVKKELLVKVLTKRRVVTANATIDSQYTLQQAPKVRDSMAKSLYSALFDWIILHINHAMLNRRDMEESVSCLSIGVLDIFGFENLQSNGFEQLCINFANEKLQYYINQNIFKLEQEDYVSEGIAWQNIEYNDNGGCIQLISKNSTGLFDLLDNDGNLPEATDETLLDQLKLQHQDNPLFVPSPHTKPSFAIRHFAGSVEYHIEDFREKNTEHMRPEVVSLLRSSERAFVHHLVASSPEALFRWGVLRATIRILTVFKNMGRQRAESGAARRTSRKSLQEIKQRRSAMDRLSSNSITLDFSFDRSDEHPLDVFEDIFASYENRKKSRGGRQKQLIPKQLMDLRSLQHIVGLTAHDRTSKSIFHPHQRAKPPTVSAQFQASLRKLMETIEKAEPFFIFCVRANADKREMHFDDELVLRQIRCTDMLQMVHIQKSGYRAKYTFMEFVYKFRMLFPKGATATPEHITELCERMELDNSTYQIGKNKVFLKEKERQLLQDTHNKEVMRRIIILQRWFRACLLRLHFQQRKDATVTIQRSWREFYENQNRAATVIQSAWRSSLKKSKQREKEDENVSKARLGRDSMTRKELKRQQKMELSPNRTQLLDPVNGQSAQGDQSREKPEGRGSPPPLNRPFSFPLDTNVASEDRSPSPSKSSSLQRYKDMEGIKEKAEKWRERLSEGEPTDDSSPEIHRRNDKRKDEFHRKGKSMSADELSRISSSGSDSSPSTNKVRVHLRKQPKRKRRLAFARSGLMINFGGSKESEYWSFPLPPISPHVPKLKSSASSADVRVQLQEEPDGSRFCLPPRTTTEGQHGSNQSQLTTPDRIWFLSRFLRRRVPKYSPTNDSPTDKYVTLPSYTPHPYHVPSQNSGRVNRNPTIRISRATRVSEWNTSLDREITDPKELRNLDEFLGNQVNDLRTRIKELSPTESIFLTATKQFRETIKGMYSVEKPKIAYKDLMKGYHNKVNSLAEPKEKAEVSLVVNLFQSVLDGFIRREIKRVESEPSKAAKMTKKRRKKDKCLDSPLDHLFSTYQVNIMQSCDLCGSYIWGMEKAYMCSACKLICHKKCLNNIITDCSTRCAKQDDNLPGSLHFGVQVCVLTSKANPVPKVVEMLLLYVEINGLYTEGIYRKSGSACRARELHQILETNPEAACLENYPIHTITGLIKRWLRELPVPLMTFSLYSDFLHAAELPEKADRIRAVYQKVDELPPANYNTLERLIFHLVRVAKEEEHNKMTPSSLAIVFAPCILRSPDLDDPFLGMKDVGKTTQCVETLISEQFRRYTEKLQNIQQLEYAEALAVNQLKLRRQNTVVEKPSDLNVPEKIDGDETEKTLMERIKSIKQEKVDLACRLPDLEQENSDNDNLDSSSSMSTESLEDRLRSLESEGKVTMRLKTKKPECPLKPPDLAERIRSLMAQTNDEGRAFTSGQRAGVTQSMCFLPCQEDTSSTDKPQVTSNTLSRSFDDLDIPYIDEDEDLT